From the genome of Triticum aestivum cultivar Chinese Spring chromosome 3B, IWGSC CS RefSeq v2.1, whole genome shotgun sequence, one region includes:
- the LOC123069257 gene encoding peptide-N4-(N-acetyl-beta-glucosaminyl)asparagine amidase A translates to MLPLNSQPSRGHNRARTMPTSSAPRLFLLCFFALLSHSHFSAARPHHLRLSAEDVATVEAALPARHLAKAKTTFFEVNRPLHPPRGSSGPCSTLLLSQSFALTLNKPPVTTAYSPPSCLSGGGDVSLAVLEWRADCHGVQYDRIFGVWLGGAELLRGSTAEPRPGGVTWSVHKDVTKYASLLAAGNSTLAVYLGNLIDDTYNGVYYANLTLHLYFRRKAQLTSADSSPADLIVPVSRSLPLDDGLWFVVQNKTDVESTRVAVPANAYRAVLEVYVSSHYSDEFWYMNTPDQNGPFREVTVLLDGDVVGAVWPFPVIYAGGINPLIWRPITSIGSFNLPTYDIELTPFLGKLLDSKEHEVGFAVTNAQNSWYVNGNLHLWLDPKGSTTTGGLISYDAPKLSGSITAHSVDGIDGEYQAMASRNISATGWVSSSRGNITTTFAQRLSFANSNVVSNKGSSQVINQTTDAHADVGGGAYAQQVQQSFPLYIFQGGDGSGTSSQRLKRRVEIGFVESRAGAGGAGTSTLRNEQVAEAEVVLRDDQVAGASWRMHQVYNYGASNGGCYLRNVTSVGYDVLFDHNVASCTGTRRR, encoded by the coding sequence ATGCTCCCCTTAAATTCTCAGCCTTCACGGGGACACAACCGTGCACGCACCATGCCTACCTCCTCTGCTCcccgcctcttcctcctctgcttcttcgCTCTGCTCTCCCACTCCCACTTCTCCGCCGCTAGGCCGCACCACCTCCGCCTCTCGGCCGAGGACGTCGCCACGGTCGAGGCGGCGCTGCCGGCTCGCCAcctcgccaaggccaagaccacctTCTTCGAGGTCAACCGGCCGCTGCACCCGCCGCGGGGGAGCTCGGGGCCCTGCTCCACGCTCCTCCTCTCACAGTCCTTCGCGCTCACTCTCAACAAGCCGCCGGTCACCACCGCCTACTCGCCGCCCTCCTGCCTGAGCGGCGGGGGGGACGTCTCCCTCGCCGTCCTCGAGTGGCGCGCCGACTGCCACGGCGTGCAGTACGACCGCATCTTTGGCGTCTGGCTCGgcggggcggagctcctgcgcggcAGCACCGCCGAGCCGCGCCCGGGCGGCGTCACGTGGTCCGTGCACAAGGACGTCACCAAGTACGCGTCCCTCCTCGCGGCCGGCAACTCCACGCTCGCGGTCTACCTCGGCAACCTCATCGACGACACCTACAACGGCGTGTACTACGCGAACCTCACGCTTCACCTCTACTTCCGGCGCAAGGCCCAGCTGACGTCGGCGGACTCGTCGCCCGCTGATCTGATCGTCCCCGTCTCGAGAAGCCTGCCTCTCGACGATGGGCTCTGGTTCGTGGTCCAGAACAAGACCGACGTCGAGTCCACGCGCGTCGCCGTGCCGGCCAACGCTTACCGCGCGGTGCTCGAGGTCTACGTCTCGTCCCACTACTCGGACGAGTTCTGGTACATGAACACGCCGGACCAGAACGGGCCGTTCCGCGAGGTCACTGTCTTGCTCGACGGCGACGTCGTGGGTGCCGTGTGGCCGTTCCCGGTGATCTACGCCGGCGGCATCAACCCCCTCATCTGGCGCCCAATCACCAGCATTGGCTCGTTCAATCTGCCCACTTACGACATCGAGCTCACGCCGTTCTTGGGGAAGCTGCTGGACAGCAAGGAGCACGAGGTCGGGTTCGCGGTGACCAACGCGCAGAACTCGTGGTACGTGAACGGCAACCTCCACCTCTGGCTCGACCCCAAGGGCTCCACGACCACCGGCGGCCTCATCTCCTACGACGCGCCCAAGCTGTCGGGGAGCATCACCGCGCACTCCGTGGACGGCATCGACGGGGAGTACCAAGCGATGGCGAGCCGCAACATCTCGGCCACGGGGTGGGTAAGCTCGTCGCGCGGCAACATCACCACCACGTTCGCCCAGCGGCTCAGCTTCGCGAACTCGAACGTGGTGAGCAACAAGGGCAGCTCGCAGGTGATCAACCAGACCACCGATGCTCACGCCGACGTCGGCGGCGGGGCGTACGCGCAGCAGGTGCAGCAGAGCTTCCCGCTCTACATCTTCCagggcggcgacggcagcggcacCTCCTCGCAGCGGCTGAAGCGGCGCGTGGAGATCGGGTTCGTGGAGTCCCGCGCGGGCGCCGGCGGGGCGGGGACGAGCACGCTGCGGAACGAGCAggtggcggaggcggaggtggtgctCCGGGACGACCAGGTGGCCGGCGCGTCGTGGCGGATGCACCAGGTGTACAACTACGGCGCCAGCAACGGCGGCTGCTACTTGAGGAACGTGACCAGCGTCGGCTACGACGTGCTTTTCGACCATAATGTGGCGTCGTGCACCGGGACGCGCCGACGTTGA